One stretch of Punica granatum isolate Tunisia-2019 chromosome 5, ASM765513v2, whole genome shotgun sequence DNA includes these proteins:
- the LOC116206754 gene encoding E3 ubiquitin-protein ligase SGR9, amyloplastic — MDDETALIISALSGLPPPQLYALIQSIFSAAFHHHRRLSAILSSPTLFLLTLRHLHSLSLPGKTLLIARHLLSSLRLLTSHLDPVTHSSSHLLIRHRDLDAALLLLLLCDLRHHEPQALATRRPSDWRLVLQRQCSDDALSISGIGVYNGGTLIPYVETVARCWRFISSSAAGAGGKSGREAPASVAVVVALPSVGGAGGDCAICREEMRPGRDVCELPCQHRFHWLCALPWLRKRNTCPCCRFELPTDDVMAEIRRLWTILARAATGVPHQSPDSTWPHQSPDSTWPHQGSFAVVNDGVYGAMEGCDNDTCG; from the coding sequence ATGGACGACGAGACCGCTCTCATCATCTCCGCTCTCTCCGGCCTCCCCCCACCGCAGCTCTACGCCCTAATCCAGTCCATCTTCTCCGCCGCCTTCCACCACCACCGCCGCCTCTCCGCCATCCTCTCCTCCCCCACCCTCTTCCTCCTCACCCTCCGCCACCTCcactccctctccctccccgGCAAGACCCTCCTCATCGCCCGCCACCTCCTCTCGTCCCTCCGCCTCCTCACCTCCCACCTCGACCCCGTCACCCACTCCTCTTCTCACCTCCTGATCCGCCACCGCGACCTCGACGCCGCcttgctcctcctcctcctctgtgACCTCCGCCACCACGAGCCCCAGGCCCTCGCCACCCGCCGCCCCTCCGATTGGCGCCTGGTCCTCCAGAGGCAATGCTCCGACGACGCATTGTCCATCTCCGGCATAGGAGTCTACAACGGCGGCACCCTGATCCCGTACGTGGAGACCGTGGCGCGGTGCTGGAGGTTCATAAGCTCCTCAGCCGCCGGCGCCGGGGGAAAGTCCGGGAGGGAGGCGCCCGCTTCGGTCGCCGTGGTGGTGGCTCTGCCGTCGGTGGGCGGCGCGGGAGGTGATTGCGCGATCTGCAGGGAGGAAATGAGGCCGGGGAGGGACGTGTGCGAGCTGCCGTGCCAGCACCGGTTCCACTGGCTCTGCGCGCTGCCGTGGCTGAGGAAGCGGAACACGTGCCCCTGTTGCCGGTTCGAGCTCCCGACCGACGACGTGATGGCCGAGATCCGGCGGTTGTGGACCATCCTGGCCAGGGCGGCTACCGGTGTGCCCCACCAGTCGCCGGACTCCACGTGGCCCCACCAGTCGCCGGACTCCACGTGGCCCCACCAGGGTAGCTTTGCCGTTGTGAATGATGGAGTGTACGGAGCGATGGAGGGCTGTGATAACGACACCTGTGGTTAA
- the LOC116206995 gene encoding uncharacterized protein LOC116206995 isoform X2, with translation MEEDESLKRMTECLRGRLVAERQQSKAAREDADQLGNKLKELEDKLKEETKMRDRAEKKLRLLQGKLESMKTAARSSDDSEQQSSSSLSENSLVSCESSTTTTVTSGTPKQPQEQEAGPWTRNGVMLVNLGRNASETTEPKQTDGSSCTGDDQNSCITETSMCREKVCLDLDGFKPADHSSSSRKVEEEEDDGVDNSLALVPVDNVFPEESQAREMKVISRSVSEVLEALRLAREGIQRSMKRAIKLGLTPAQAC, from the exons atggaagaagatgagagcTTGAAGAGGATGACAGAATGCCTCAGAGGAAGACTGGTTGCAGAGAGACAACAGTCAAAGGCTGCCAGGGAGGATGCAGACCAATTGGGCAACAAG TTGAAAGAGCTGGAGGACAAGCTGAAGGAAGAGACTAAGATGAGGGATAGAGCAGAAAAGAAGCTTAGACTCCTCCAGGGGAAACTCGAGTCCATGAAAACTGCAGCCAGATCATCGGATGATTCAGAACAGCAATCGAGTTCGAGCTTATCAGAGAACAGCTTAGTTTCCTGTGAGTCATCCACGACGACCACAGTTACTTCGGGCACCCCCAAACAGCCACAAGAACAAGAAGCCGGTCCCTGGACGAGGAATGGAGTAATGCTGGTAAATTTGGGGCGTAATGCCTCAGAAACTACAGAACCGAAGCAGACTGATGGGAGTTCTTGCACTGGAGATGATCAAAATTCTTGTATCACGGAAACCTCCATGTGCCGTGAGAAGGTCTGTCTGGACCTGGATGGCTTCAAACCTGCTGATCACAG TTCATCGAGCAGGAAAgtcgaggaggaggaagacgatgGAGTTGACAACTCACTGGCATTAGTACCAGTCGACAATGTCTTTCCGGAGGAGTCTCAGGCAAGAGAGATGAAGGTAATCAGTAGAAGTGTTAGCGAAGTTCTTGAAGCTCTACGGCTCGCAAGGGAAGGAATTCAGAGAAGTATGAAGCGCGCTATTAAGCTCGGCCTCACTCCGGCTCAGGCTTGTTAG
- the LOC116206995 gene encoding uncharacterized protein LOC116206995 isoform X1, which produces MEEDESLKRMTECLRGRLVAERQQSKAAREDADQLGNKLKELEDKLKEETKMRDRAEKKLRLLQGKLESMKTAARSSDDSEQQSSSSLSENSLVSCESSTTTTVTSGTPKQPQEQEAGPWTRNGVMLVNLGRNASETTEPKQTDGSSCTGDDQNSCITETSMCREKVCLDLDGFKPADHSNMSSSSSRKVEEEEDDGVDNSLALVPVDNVFPEESQAREMKVISRSVSEVLEALRLAREGIQRSMKRAIKLGLTPAQAC; this is translated from the exons atggaagaagatgagagcTTGAAGAGGATGACAGAATGCCTCAGAGGAAGACTGGTTGCAGAGAGACAACAGTCAAAGGCTGCCAGGGAGGATGCAGACCAATTGGGCAACAAG TTGAAAGAGCTGGAGGACAAGCTGAAGGAAGAGACTAAGATGAGGGATAGAGCAGAAAAGAAGCTTAGACTCCTCCAGGGGAAACTCGAGTCCATGAAAACTGCAGCCAGATCATCGGATGATTCAGAACAGCAATCGAGTTCGAGCTTATCAGAGAACAGCTTAGTTTCCTGTGAGTCATCCACGACGACCACAGTTACTTCGGGCACCCCCAAACAGCCACAAGAACAAGAAGCCGGTCCCTGGACGAGGAATGGAGTAATGCTGGTAAATTTGGGGCGTAATGCCTCAGAAACTACAGAACCGAAGCAGACTGATGGGAGTTCTTGCACTGGAGATGATCAAAATTCTTGTATCACGGAAACCTCCATGTGCCGTGAGAAGGTCTGTCTGGACCTGGATGGCTTCAAACCTGCTGATCACAG TAACATGTCCAGTTCATCGAGCAGGAAAgtcgaggaggaggaagacgatgGAGTTGACAACTCACTGGCATTAGTACCAGTCGACAATGTCTTTCCGGAGGAGTCTCAGGCAAGAGAGATGAAGGTAATCAGTAGAAGTGTTAGCGAAGTTCTTGAAGCTCTACGGCTCGCAAGGGAAGGAATTCAGAGAAGTATGAAGCGCGCTATTAAGCTCGGCCTCACTCCGGCTCAGGCTTGTTAG
- the LOC116207540 gene encoding kinesin-like protein KIN-5A isoform X4, producing MDRLELEKHTQWKDKKWERFREYNTVWSKRGVISLPSRCLCCLYFAMPQLRAREAGEINKSLLTLGRVINALAEHSGHIPYRDSKLTRLLKDSLGGTAKTCIIATISPSIHCLDETLSTLDYASRAKTIKNRPKVNHRAIKSELIKDLYAEIGCLRKEVNALREKNSAYRSQDHYQNQENQMKEVPYHNKAIDQGDHSSVLLKDKYKENAKNKEKDALIRDLRSSEKALTEQILKLQKELENAASDVSSLSAKAEIHDRLLDENKTRFQNFHVQLSLKLEYLHKAVAASAEQQQQQMKLLDVKMQSLMSRRNEVSEELALQLRKIQDLYCYHIKYIGEIAGEIDRNFQSTCHKMTSEVSRGFSSFGDIFKEKLWEGISAIHELKDIIYSQEDKLTTFVQEQGEVHLRALELSKTSTKATLTFFENLRMHLSNMSKIEEYLQSAIAEKLRELEMKFEDFAVKERLQLIERVGELLESSDNRKKNMVQEAVKCLSERTASRAGKIQQEMSQMHDLTSDAKKEWTAYVEKMETTYRDNTSTLQIDSNMKESSRHCIGKAELVAEQLENISKSASGLEDSAGSMTSIIENGIKANETISSRLASAILSGLKDANLAPHPVSTPENSSQAGWDSLASVCSIIDSSCQDMGEMETFHKQITRNAKSCLLDEYEVDVPS from the exons GTTCAGAGAATATAATACGGTCTGGAGCAAGAGAGGTGTGATTTCCCTACCGTCTAGATGCCTCTGTTGCCTGTATTTTGCAATGCCTCAA CTGAGAGCAAGGGAAGCAGGAGAGATCAATAAAAGCTTGCTCACTCTAGGCCGTGTCATTAATGCCCTGGCTGAGCACTCTGGACATATTCCATACAG AGATAGCAAGTTAACTAGATTATTGAAAGATTCACTGGGGGGAACAGCAAAGACATGCATAATTGCTACCATATCACCATCCATCCACTGTTTGGATGAGACACTCAGCACTCTAGATTATGCTTCTCGTGCCAAAACCATCAAGAACAGACCCAAG GTTAATCACAGGGCAATAAAATCTGAGCTAATCAAAGATTTGTATGCAGAGATAGGTTGCCTTAGAAAAG AGGTAAATGCTTTGAGGGAAAAGAACAGTGCGTACAGGTCCCAAGATCACTACCAAAATCAGGAAAATCAGATGAAGGAAGTACCTTACCATAAC AAGGCAATAGATCAAGGTGACCATAGTTCTGTTCTCCTAAAAGACAAATACAAGGAAAATgcaaaaaacaaagagaagGATGCCTTGATACGTGATCTTCGCAGCTCCG AGAAGGCACTCACGGAACAGATCCTGAAACTGCAAAAGGAGTTGGAAAATGCTGCATCGGATGTATCAAGCTTGTCAGCAAAGGCTG AAATCCACGACAGATTGCTTGATGAAAACAAGACTCGTTTCCAGAACTTTCATGTTCAACTATCTTTGAAGCTCGAGTATTTGCATAAAGCTGTTGCTGCTTCTGCAGaacagcagcaacagcagATGAAACTATTGGATGTAAAAATGCAATCACTTATGTCTCGAAGAAATGAG GTTTCAGAAGAACTTGCATTGCAGCTCAGAAAAATCCAAGATCTATACTGCTACCATATCAAATATATCGGTGAAATAGCTGGAGAGATTGACAGAAATTTCCAATCTACTTGTCATAAAATGACTTCTGAAGTCTCAAGAGGGTTTTCTTCCTTTGGAGAT ATTTTCAAAGAAAAGCTTTGGGAGGGAATTTCTGCGATTCATGAACTAAAGGACATCATTTACAGTCAAGAGGATAAGCTCACCACATTTGTCCAAGAGCAGGGAGAG GTTCATTTGAGAGCTCTGGAACTGTCAAAAACGAGCACTAAAGCTACTTTGACATTCTTTGAAAATCTAAGAATGCATCTATCAAATATGAGCAAAATAGAGGAATATTTACAATCAGCCATTGCGGAGAAATTACGTGAACTGGAGATGAAGTTTGAG GATTTTGCAGTTAAGGAAAGGTTGCAGCTCATTGAAAGAGTGGGAGAGCTTCTGGAAAGCTCAgataatagaaagaaaaatatg GTTCAAGAAGCGGTAAAATGCTTGTCGGAGAGAACAGCAAGTAGAGCTGGAAAGATACAACAGGAAATGTCACAGATGCATGATCTTACGTCCGATGCTAAGAAGGAATGGACAGCTTATGTTGAAAAGATGGAGACAACATATCGAGACAACACTTCCACCTTACAAATTGATAGCAATATGAAAGAAAGTAGTAGACACTG TATTGGAAAAGCAGAGTTGGTCGCAGAACAATTGGAGAACATATCCAAGTCAGCTTCTGGTCTGGAGGACAGTGCCGGTTCCATGACATCGATCATTGA GAACGGAATCAAAGCCAATGAAACAATCAGCAGCAGATTGGCTTCAGCTATATTATCCGGTCTCAAGGACGCAAATCTGGCACCACACCCTGTTTCCACCCCAGAGA ATTCATCCCAAGCCGGTTGGGACTCACTTGCCAGTGTCTGTTCAATTATTGATTCTTCGTGTCAAGACATGGGAGAAATGGAAACTTTCCATAAGCAGATCACCAGAAATGCAAAGAGTTGTTTGCTTGATGAGTACGAG GTAGACGTACCAAGTTAG
- the LOC116206995 gene encoding uncharacterized protein LOC116206995 isoform X3, with protein MEEDESLKRMTECLRGRLVAERQQSKAAREDADQLGNKLKELEDKLKEETKMRDRAEKKLRLLQGKLESMKTAARSSDDSEQQSSSSLSENSLVSCESSTTTTVTSGTPKQPQEQEAGPWTRNGVMLVNLGRNASETTEPKQTDGSSCTGDDQNSCITETSMCREKVCLDLDGFKPADHRKVEEEEDDGVDNSLALVPVDNVFPEESQAREMKVISRSVSEVLEALRLAREGIQRSMKRAIKLGLTPAQAC; from the exons atggaagaagatgagagcTTGAAGAGGATGACAGAATGCCTCAGAGGAAGACTGGTTGCAGAGAGACAACAGTCAAAGGCTGCCAGGGAGGATGCAGACCAATTGGGCAACAAG TTGAAAGAGCTGGAGGACAAGCTGAAGGAAGAGACTAAGATGAGGGATAGAGCAGAAAAGAAGCTTAGACTCCTCCAGGGGAAACTCGAGTCCATGAAAACTGCAGCCAGATCATCGGATGATTCAGAACAGCAATCGAGTTCGAGCTTATCAGAGAACAGCTTAGTTTCCTGTGAGTCATCCACGACGACCACAGTTACTTCGGGCACCCCCAAACAGCCACAAGAACAAGAAGCCGGTCCCTGGACGAGGAATGGAGTAATGCTGGTAAATTTGGGGCGTAATGCCTCAGAAACTACAGAACCGAAGCAGACTGATGGGAGTTCTTGCACTGGAGATGATCAAAATTCTTGTATCACGGAAACCTCCATGTGCCGTGAGAAGGTCTGTCTGGACCTGGATGGCTTCAAACCTGCTGATCACAG GAAAgtcgaggaggaggaagacgatgGAGTTGACAACTCACTGGCATTAGTACCAGTCGACAATGTCTTTCCGGAGGAGTCTCAGGCAAGAGAGATGAAGGTAATCAGTAGAAGTGTTAGCGAAGTTCTTGAAGCTCTACGGCTCGCAAGGGAAGGAATTCAGAGAAGTATGAAGCGCGCTATTAAGCTCGGCCTCACTCCGGCTCAGGCTTGTTAG
- the LOC116208041 gene encoding probable protein phosphatase 2C 38, producing MVKPCWRPSVEGDGGTCRRGNWGRKVDGLLWCRDSGQHSCGEFSMAVVQANNLLEDQCQIESGPLSFNGACPLGTFVGVYDGHGGPETSRFINSSLFCNIKKFTSDNREMSANVIKKVFSATEEDFLALVKKQWQEQPQIASVGSCCLVGVITNGLLYVGNAGDSRAVLGRSERSTKRITPVQLSTEHNANIESVREELRSQHPDDPNIVVMKHRVWRVKGLIQVSRSIGDAYLKRAEFNREPLLAKFRLPETFEKPILSAEPSVHVHRLQQEDQFVIFASDGLWEHLSNQEAVDIVDNNPRNGIARRLVKAAMKVAAKKREMRYSDLKKIDRGVRRHFHDDITVIVLFLDMKSSNHRTSPLSIKGPR from the exons ATGGTTAAACCGTGCTGGAGACCCTCGGTGGAAGGGGATGGAGGGACCTGCCGGAGGGGAAACTGGGGCAGGAAGGTTGATGGGCTGTTGTGGTGCCGGGATTCGGGGCAGCACTCTTGCGGGGAGTTCTCGATGGCAGTGGTTCAGGCGAACAACCTGTTGGAGGACCAGTGCCAGATCGAGTCGGGGCCATTGAGCTTCAACGGAGCGTGCCCGCTCGGCACGTTCGTCGGCGTTTACGACGGGCATGGTGGGCCTGAGACTTCCCGGTTCATTAACAGCAGCCTCTTCTGCAATATCAAGA AGTTCACGTCAGATAATAGAGAGATGTCTGCAAACGTGATCAAGAAGGTCTTCTCTGCCACCGAGGAAGATTTCCTCGCTCTCGTGAAGAAGCAGTGGCAAGAACAACCACAGATTGCATCAGTCGGCTCGTGCTGCTTGGTTGGAGTCATAACCAATGGGCTTCTCTACGTCGGGAATGCGGGAGATTCAAGAGCAGTGCTTGGGAGATCAGAGAGGAGCACAAAAAGGATCACACCCGTTCAATTATCTACGGAGCACAATGCAAATATAGAATCTGTGAGAGAAGAGCTCCGGTCTCAGCATCCCGATGATCCAAACATAGTCGTGATGAAGCACCGAGTTTGGCGAGTTAAGGGCCTCATCCAG GTTTCGAGATCCATCGGTGATGCATACCTGAAGAGAGCGGAGTTCAACAGAGAGCCCCTACTGGCTAAGTTTAGGCTCCCCGAGACATTTGAGAAGCCCATCTTAAGCGCAGAACCATCCGTGCACGTACACAGACTCCAGCAAGAAGATCAGTTCGTTATCTTTGCATCAGACGGCCTGTGGGAGCATCTCAGCAACCAAGAGGCCGTAGATATCGTCGATAACAATCCCCGGAAT GGGATTGCAAGAAGGCTTGTCAAAGCAGCCATGAAAGTGGCTGCCAAGAAGAGGGAAATGAGGTACTCGGACCTGAAGAAGATTGACAGAGGAGTTAGAAGACACTTCCACGACGACATTACCGTGATCGTTCTATTCCTCGATATGAAATCCTCAAACCACAGGACCTCACCCCTGTCCATAAAAGGACCCCGATGA
- the LOC116209618 gene encoding glutathione S-transferase L3-like: MASPAVKEHLPPPLNSTAEQPPLFDGTARLYTNYSCPFAQRVWITRNYKGLQDKIKLVPLDLQDRPAWYKEKVYPLNKVPALEHNGKIIGESLDLIKYVDSNFEGPSLFPNDPAKKKFGEELLAYTDEFTRIVYTSFKGDPAKEAAPAFVRLENALHKFEDGPFFLGQFSLVDIAYIAFIERFQIFLSEVFKYDITAGRPKLAAWIEEMNKIDAYTQTKTDPKVLVEFYKKRFLAQQ, encoded by the exons ATGGCCTCTCC AGCTGTGAAGGAGCACTTGCCCCCGCCGTTGAATTCCACCGCCGAGCAGCCTCCGCTTTTCGATGGAACCGCAAG GTTGTACACCAACTACAGTTGCCCTTTTGCCCAGCGTGTTTGGATTACTAGGAACTACAAGGGATTACAGGACAAGATCAAATTAGTTCCCCTCGACCTTCAAGACAGGCCTGCTTGGTACAAGGAGAAAGTCTACCCGTTGAACAAG GTGCCTGCTCTGGAACacaatggaaaaataattggGGAGAGTCTGGATCTGATCAAATATGTCGACAGCAACTTTGAAGGGCCTTCTCTTTTCCCAAAT GATCCAGCTAAAAAGAAGTTTGGTGAAGAGCTGCTAGCTTATACCGATGAGTTCACCAGAATCGTCTACACTTCATTTAAGGGAGACCCAGCCAAGGAAGCTG CTCCTGCTTTTGTTCGCTTGGAGAATGCTCTTCACAAGTTCGAGGATGGACCTTTCTTCCTTGGCCAGTTTTCCTTG GTGGACATTGCCTATATTGCTTTCATTGAGAGATTCCAGATCTTCTTGTCGGAAGTGTTCAAGTACGACATAACTGCTGGCAGACCTAAACTGGCAGCGTGGATTGAG GAGATGAACAAGATCGATGCGTACACTCAGACAAAGACTGACCCCAAAGTGCTAGTCGAGTTCTACAAGAAGCGGTTCCTG GCTCAGCAATAG
- the LOC116207541 gene encoding pentatricopeptide repeat-containing protein At2g37310, protein MRIPPNAISQLHRADGLLDCAAYGRLLQCCSDARLLRQGQQLHARLVLHSVTPDNFLASKLINFYAKANRLREARHVFEEIPVRNIFSWNALIIGYTVEGRFRDALRLFSSLVTRGSENVHPDCFTVSCALKALSALSSSSRLARELHGFIVCRGFGSDIFVMNGLITFYSRCNDVRSARKLFDRMPERDIVSWNSMISGYSQSWYYEECKELYREMMGLIELRPDQVTAVSVLQACSHSKDLLFGMEVHQFLINNQVEMDNTLCNALIGLYAKCGSLDYAWELFDDMEEKDEFTYGSIISGYMAHGFVKKGVSIFRQIRTPSLSTWNSVFSGLVQNDQHEKVLELFREMLASGVQPNAVTLSSILPACSYLSNLKGGKEIHSFSVKKCYDQNIYVATAIIDAYAKLGLLKWARGVFDRSRHRSLIIWTAIISAYSAHGDANTAFGLFNEMLGTGIKPDAITFTAVLAACAHTGMVDEAWKIFHSMLPNYGIEPSVEQYACMVGVLSRAKKLYEAAEFIRAMPIEPSAKVWGALLNGASVSGDVEIGKLACDHLFKIEPESTGNYVIMANLYAQAGRWEEADMVREKMNSIGLKKIAGSSWIETKGRLHGFIARDESSERTKEMCSVLGGLLGSLREEGYICQEELDEENLVCED, encoded by the coding sequence ATGAGGATCCCACCAAACGCCATATCACAGCTTCACAGAGCCGACGGCCTCCTCGACTGCGCAGCCTATGGCCGCCTCCTCCAGTGCTGCTCCGACGCCCGCCTCCTCCGCCAGGGGCAGCAGCTCCACGCCCGCCTCGTCCTCCACTCTGTCACCCCCGACAACTTCCTCGCCTCAAAGCTCATCAATTTCTATGCGAAAGCGAACCGCCTCCGAGAAGCCCGCCACGTGTTCGAAGAAATTCCGGTGCGGAACATATTCTCCTGGAACGCCCTTATCATCGGGTACACCGTCGAGGGCAGGTTCCGAGACGCGCTGAGGCTGTTTTCCTCATTGGTGACTCGTGGTTCGGAAAATGTGCATCCCGACTGCTTCACGGTGTCCTGTGCTCTGAAGGCTCTCTCGGCTTTGTCTTCCAGCTCAAGATTGGCTAGGGAGCTCCATGGGTTCATTGTGTGTCGAGGGTTCGGTTCTGATATCTTTGTAATGAATGGGCTGATTACCTTCTACTCAAGGTGCAATGACGTACGTTCAGCAAGAAAGCTGTTTGACAGAATGCCCGAGAGAGACATTGTGTCTTGGAACTCCATGATCAGTGGGTATTCCCAATCTTGGTACTACGAAGAGTGCAAGGAGCTGTACAGGGAGATGATGGGTTTAATCGAATTGAGACCTGATCAAGTGACAGCTGTCAGTGTTCTGCAGGCATGTAGCCACTCAAAGGACCTCCTCTTCGGGATGGAAGTTCATCagtttttgataaataatcaAGTTGAGATGGACAATACACTCTGTAATGCCTTAATTGGGTTATACGCTAAATGTGGTAGCTTAGATTATGCATGGGAGCTGTTTGATGACATGGAAGAGAAGGACGAATTCACCTATGGCTCAATTATCTCAGGGTACATGGCTCACGGGTTTGTCAAGAAAGGGGTGAGTATCTTCCGCCAAATCAGAACCCCGAGTTTAAGCACTTGGAACTCTGTTTTCTCGGGTTTGGTACAGAACGACCAACATGAGAAGGTCCTAGAACTTTTCCGGGAGATGCTCGCTTCAGGTGTACAACCAAACGCTGTAACGCTCTCGAGCATTCTCCCCGCATGCTCGTACCTCTCGAATTTGAAGGGAGGGAAAGAAATCCACAGCTTTTCTGTTAAGAAATGTTATGATCAGAACATTTACGTGGCTACTGCTATTATTGATGCGTATGCAAAGTTGGGTCTTCTTAAATGGGCAAGGGGGGTGTTTGACCGATCAAGACATAGAAGTTTGATCATCTGGACAGCGATCATATCGGCATATTCTGCTCATGGGGATGCAAACACGGCTTTTGGGCTATTCAATGAGATGCTGGGCACTGGGATTAAGCCGGATGCGATAACATTTACAGCAGTTTTGGCAGCTTGTGCTCATACAGGAATGGTGGATGAAGCGTGGAAGATATTTCATTCAATGTTGCCAAATTATGGCATTGAGCCCTCTGTTGAGCAGTATGCTTGCATGGTAGGGGTTCTGAGCCGAGCCAAGAAACTCTATGAAGCGGCAGAATTTATTCGAGCAATGCCTATTGAACCGAGTGCAAAAGTTTGGGGCGCTTTGCTCAATGGGGCTTCAGTGTCTGGTGATGTGGAAATCGGGAAGTTAGCTTGCGACCATCTATTCAAGATTGAGCCTGAAAGTACTGGAAATTATGTTATCATGGCAAATCTATATGCCCAGGCAGGGAGATGGGAAGAGGCTGATATGGTAAGGGAGAAGATGAATAGCATAGGGTTGAAGAAGATTGCTGGCAGTAGCTGGATAGAAACTAAGGGAAGGTTGCACGGTTTCATTGCAAGGGACGAGTCGAGTGAAAGAACCAAGGAGATGTGTTCAGTCTTGGGAGGTTTGCTTGGATCTCTGAGGGAAGAAGGGTATATCTGCCAGGAAGAGTTGGACGAGGAAAATCTCGTGTGTGAAGACTGA
- the LOC116208042 gene encoding protein MODIFIER OF SNC1 11, whose protein sequence is MANKTINLNEQMPLEEENEIPTKTLDSAVPASVQPDDQPPNGSGQPPPPAADNPAADGTKESGEAKSSSTVAKVAPQAGNDAAPADDVQKKIRRAERFGMPVQLSEAEKRSSRAERFGTGAGLNKSDVLSKSEELKRKARAERFGTLTTSADAADEEVKKKARLARFASGSAKTDPEEEDKRKARAIRFSNPSPSTLSQVNGKEAIAGKTTGGS, encoded by the exons ATGGCGAACAAGACCATAAACCTCAACGAGCAGATGCCGCTGGAGGAAGAGAACGAGATCCCCACGAAAACCCTAGATTCGGCCGTTCCAGCCTCGGTCCAGCCCGATGACCAGCCTCCGAATGGTTCCGGTCAGCCACCACCCCCTGCTGCTGATAATCCAGCTGCGGATGGCACCAAGGAGAGCGGAGAAGCAAAGAGCTCCTCCACCGTGGCTAAGGTGGCCCCTCAGGCAGGGAACGACGCCGCCCCCGCCGATGACGTCCAGAAGAAGATCCGCCGGGCTGAGCGGTTTGGCATGCCGGTTCAGTTGTCCGAGGCAGAGAAGCGCAGTTCTCGCGCTGAAAG GTTTGGTACTGGTGCTGGCCTGAATAAATCTGATGTTTTGAGCAAATCAGAGGAATTGAAGAGAAAGGCCAGAGCAGAGAG GTTTGGCACCTTGACAACCTCTGCTGATGCTGCTGATGAAGAGGTGAAAAAGAAAGCTCGACTTGCCCGGTTTGCATCTGGTTCTGCAAAAACCGATCCTGAGGAGGAAGACAAAAGGAAAGCCAGAGCGATCAG GTTTTCAAATCCATCACCAAGCACCTTGTCCCAGGTGAATGGTAAGGAAGCTATTGCAGGAAAGACCACCGGGGGATCCTAA